A genomic window from Microbacterium sp. H1-D42 includes:
- a CDS encoding FAD-dependent oxidoreductase yields the protein MTRVIVIGAGPAGLAAAASASAAGADVVLVDEGERVGGQFWRHHPDFTDPRLQHQLGRFGTLRAALGSVRMLSSTSVWRVENFPLRVHVLTGPTDAANRQGETLEADAIVVATGAHDRVLPVPGWTLPGVTSAGAAQALAKRDALTLGERTVVAGAGPFLLPVAQSIAILGGEVAEVVEAASISTIVRGWGAKAWQLTAAAGKAGELGSYVASLAQHRTPYRFGSAVTRIHGSDAVEAVTVQRIDPQWRPIAGTERTVECDSVALGHGFTPRLETAIQFGCEISSTRFVTVDSQQQTSVAGVYAAGEITGIGGADAALAEGEIAGLAAAGIPGADLRYRSPLAARRRMRAFAARLDVHGIRPGWTAWLDDDTIVCRCESVRKASIDEYAGVSSRGMRLATRAGLGACQGRTCGRSVEDIVGACQPGQGSDSRPVFDNRPVLSSVRIGELAALSDLAAPPSPASTPTTVADTPTTDSAGGS from the coding sequence ATGACGCGCGTCATCGTGATCGGCGCTGGCCCCGCAGGGCTCGCGGCAGCAGCATCCGCCTCCGCCGCAGGCGCCGACGTCGTGCTGGTCGACGAGGGCGAGCGCGTCGGCGGACAGTTCTGGCGCCACCACCCCGACTTCACCGACCCGCGCCTGCAGCACCAGCTCGGCAGGTTCGGCACCCTGCGCGCCGCCCTCGGCAGCGTGCGGATGCTGTCATCCACGAGCGTCTGGCGGGTGGAGAACTTCCCGCTGCGGGTGCACGTGCTGACCGGCCCCACCGACGCCGCGAACCGACAGGGCGAGACCCTCGAGGCGGATGCCATCGTCGTCGCCACGGGCGCGCACGACCGCGTGCTGCCCGTGCCGGGCTGGACCCTTCCCGGCGTCACCTCGGCCGGAGCTGCCCAGGCGCTCGCCAAGCGCGACGCCCTCACCCTCGGAGAGCGCACCGTCGTCGCCGGCGCCGGACCCTTCCTGCTGCCCGTCGCGCAGAGCATCGCGATCCTCGGCGGCGAGGTCGCCGAAGTCGTCGAAGCAGCATCCATCAGCACGATCGTGCGCGGCTGGGGCGCGAAGGCGTGGCAGCTCACGGCCGCTGCCGGCAAGGCCGGCGAGCTCGGCTCGTACGTCGCGTCTCTGGCACAGCACCGCACGCCGTACCGATTCGGAAGCGCCGTCACTCGCATCCACGGATCGGATGCTGTCGAAGCCGTCACCGTGCAGCGCATCGACCCGCAGTGGCGGCCCATCGCCGGCACCGAGCGCACTGTCGAGTGCGACTCCGTGGCTCTCGGTCACGGGTTCACGCCTCGGCTTGAGACGGCGATCCAGTTCGGCTGCGAGATCTCGTCCACCCGGTTCGTGACGGTCGACTCGCAGCAGCAGACTTCTGTCGCCGGGGTGTACGCGGCCGGGGAGATCACCGGGATCGGCGGGGCCGATGCTGCGCTCGCCGAGGGCGAGATCGCGGGGCTCGCGGCCGCGGGCATCCCCGGTGCCGACCTGCGCTACAGGTCTCCGCTCGCGGCTCGCCGCCGCATGCGCGCGTTCGCCGCGCGGCTCGACGTGCACGGCATCCGACCCGGCTGGACCGCCTGGCTCGACGACGACACCATCGTCTGCCGCTGCGAATCGGTGCGCAAGGCGAGCATCGATGAATATGCCGGCGTCTCGTCGCGCGGCATGCGACTGGCTACGCGTGCAGGACTCGGCGCCTGCCAGGGGCGCACCTGCGGACGCAGCGTCGAGGACATCGTGGGGGCTTGCCAGCCAGGCCAGGGTTCGGACAGTCGCCCGGTCTTCGACAACCGGCCCGTGCTGTCGTCGGTGCGCATCGGCGAGCTCGCCGCGCTGAGTGATCTCGCGGCACCGCCCTCACCGGCATCCACCCCGACTACCGTTGCTGATACCCCCACCACCGACTCCGCAGGAGGCAGCTGA
- a CDS encoding proline racemase family protein, producing the protein MRARRTIQAVDSHTEGMPTRVVTGGVGRIPGATMNDRRLYAMEHLDGLRGFLMNEPRGHAAMSGVLLQPPARDDADWGIVFIEASGFLPMCGHGTIGAATVLVETGMVEVTEPVTEIRLDVPAGLVIARVQVEDGRAVDVTIENVPSFVDRLDERIDVPGIGEITYSVAFGGNYYALVGLDQVGLPFDRARQDEILQAGLKIMGAINTQAPPVHPVLEGANHVHHVEFIAPGSDAVRSRHAMAIHPGWFDRSPCGTGTSARMAELHARGELALDTPFVNESFIGTEFTGRVVAETTVGDSPAIIPTITGRAWVTGLGQYMLDENDPFPEGFVF; encoded by the coding sequence ATGCGCGCACGCCGGACCATCCAGGCCGTCGACTCCCACACCGAGGGGATGCCGACGCGCGTCGTCACCGGAGGGGTCGGCCGCATCCCCGGCGCGACCATGAACGACCGTCGCCTGTACGCGATGGAGCACCTCGACGGGCTGCGCGGGTTCCTGATGAACGAGCCCCGAGGGCACGCCGCCATGTCGGGAGTGCTGCTGCAGCCACCGGCCCGCGATGACGCCGACTGGGGGATCGTCTTCATCGAGGCATCCGGATTCCTGCCCATGTGCGGACACGGCACGATCGGCGCCGCCACCGTGCTCGTCGAGACCGGCATGGTCGAGGTCACCGAGCCGGTCACCGAGATCCGCCTCGACGTGCCGGCCGGACTCGTGATCGCGCGCGTGCAGGTCGAAGACGGCCGGGCCGTCGACGTCACCATCGAGAACGTGCCGAGCTTCGTCGACCGGCTCGACGAGCGGATCGACGTGCCCGGCATCGGCGAGATCACCTACTCGGTCGCGTTCGGCGGCAACTACTACGCGCTGGTCGGTCTCGACCAGGTCGGGCTGCCGTTCGATCGCGCCCGCCAGGATGAGATCCTGCAGGCAGGGCTGAAGATCATGGGTGCCATCAACACGCAGGCGCCGCCCGTGCATCCGGTGCTCGAGGGCGCCAACCACGTGCACCACGTCGAGTTCATCGCGCCGGGGTCGGATGCTGTCCGCTCGCGTCACGCGATGGCGATCCACCCCGGATGGTTCGACCGCTCGCCCTGCGGCACCGGCACCAGCGCGCGGATGGCCGAGCTGCACGCGCGCGGCGAGCTGGCCCTGGACACGCCGTTCGTGAACGAGTCGTTCATCGGCACCGAGTTCACCGGCCGGGTCGTCGCCGAGACCACTGTCGGCGACAGTCCCGCCATCATCCCCACCATCACCGGACGCGCCTGGGTCACCGGCCTCGGCCAGTACATGCTCGACGAGAACGACCCGTTCCCCGAGGGCTTCGTCTTCTGA
- a CDS encoding aldehyde dehydrogenase (NADP(+)): MTENQNIDQIAAAAAAAARPFARTSPRERGAALVAVADALDAAAPELIEIAMRETGLAQARLTGELRRTSWQLRLFADTIVDGAYLDVRIDEADPEYVIGPRPDLRRMLEPVGPVLNFAASNFPFAFSVAGGDSAAALAAGCPVIVKAHSGHPQLSIRTAEVVADALREAGMPDGVFQLISGQENGVAMLKDERIRAGAFTGSTHVGRMLADIAASREVPIPFYGELGSVNPVYATYADDALLGAFVTSMSGSAGQLCTKPGFLFVPEGSDLASVSDAAGAVAEHRLLNPGIGRAFSQRREDVLEADGVTVLSAGETRTDEHGQTYATPTVVTVDVDALVAAGDALLEESFGPLSVIVRYSDLSTLPALHAGLFPGNLTSTVHAREAELADGSLTELVDALAETSGRVLFGGWPTGVSVTPAMQHGGPYPATTSDATSVGTAAITRFLRGVSYQGAPQALLPAPLQDANPWGVPQTRSAAGRSTTWGSFAG, translated from the coding sequence GTGACTGAGAACCAGAACATCGACCAGATCGCCGCGGCCGCCGCCGCCGCGGCGCGACCCTTCGCCCGCACCAGCCCGCGTGAGCGCGGTGCGGCGCTGGTGGCTGTGGCGGATGCCCTCGACGCGGCCGCCCCCGAGCTCATCGAGATCGCGATGCGCGAGACCGGCCTCGCCCAGGCGCGCCTGACCGGCGAGCTGCGCCGCACCTCGTGGCAGCTGCGACTGTTCGCCGACACGATCGTCGATGGGGCGTACCTCGATGTGCGCATCGACGAGGCGGACCCGGAGTATGTCATCGGTCCGCGTCCGGATCTGCGTCGGATGCTGGAGCCGGTCGGCCCGGTGCTGAACTTCGCGGCATCCAACTTCCCGTTCGCGTTCTCGGTCGCAGGCGGCGACTCCGCCGCCGCGCTCGCCGCAGGCTGCCCTGTCATCGTGAAGGCGCACTCCGGGCATCCGCAGCTCTCGATCCGCACAGCGGAGGTCGTCGCCGACGCACTGCGCGAGGCGGGGATGCCAGACGGCGTCTTCCAGCTGATCTCGGGTCAGGAGAACGGCGTCGCGATGCTGAAGGACGAGCGCATCCGAGCCGGTGCCTTCACCGGCTCCACTCATGTCGGGCGGATGCTGGCCGACATCGCCGCCTCGCGTGAGGTGCCGATCCCGTTCTACGGCGAGCTCGGCAGCGTCAACCCGGTCTACGCGACCTACGCAGACGACGCGCTACTGGGCGCATTCGTCACCTCGATGTCGGGGTCAGCGGGGCAGCTCTGCACGAAGCCTGGCTTCCTGTTCGTGCCTGAGGGGTCTGATCTGGCATCCGTCTCGGATGCTGCGGGCGCCGTGGCCGAGCATCGTCTGCTCAACCCGGGCATCGGGCGCGCGTTCTCGCAGCGCCGCGAGGACGTGCTCGAGGCGGACGGCGTGACCGTGCTGTCGGCGGGGGAGACCCGCACCGACGAGCACGGCCAGACCTACGCCACCCCGACCGTCGTGACGGTCGACGTCGATGCCCTGGTGGCTGCCGGCGACGCACTGCTCGAGGAGTCGTTCGGCCCGCTTTCGGTGATCGTGCGGTACTCCGACCTGTCGACACTGCCCGCGCTGCACGCCGGACTCTTCCCTGGCAACCTCACCTCGACCGTGCATGCACGCGAGGCCGAGCTGGCAGACGGATCGCTGACCGAGCTCGTCGACGCGCTCGCCGAGACCAGCGGACGTGTGCTGTTCGGCGGCTGGCCGACCGGCGTCTCGGTGACCCCGGCCATGCAGCACGGCGGCCCGTACCCTGCGACCACGAGCGATGCGACCAGCGTCGGCACGGCCGCGATCACGCGGTTCCTGCGCGGAGTCTCGTATCAGGGGGCGCCGCAGGCGCTGCTGCCCGCTCCGCTGCAGGACGCGAACCCGTGGGGTGTGCCGCAGACTCGCAGCGCCGCCGGCCGCTCGACGACGTGGGGCTCGTTCGCCGGCTGA
- a CDS encoding acetyltransferase, giving the protein MSELRLRATFGAAEYPDLVRIWRGAIDATHDFLADADRDEIESHLASDYFPAVTLTVAELDGSPVGFAGTLDGALEMLFVDAAHRGNGVGSALLEEAITNQAVTRVDVNEQNPAAAGFYEHHGFEVIGRSELDDAGRPYPLLHLRLRA; this is encoded by the coding sequence GTGAGTGAACTTCGCCTTCGTGCAACCTTCGGCGCTGCCGAATACCCCGACCTCGTCCGCATCTGGCGCGGCGCGATCGACGCCACACACGACTTCCTCGCGGACGCCGACCGCGACGAGATCGAATCGCACCTGGCATCCGACTACTTCCCCGCCGTCACGCTCACCGTCGCCGAGCTCGACGGCAGCCCGGTCGGATTCGCAGGAACCCTCGACGGCGCGCTCGAGATGCTGTTCGTCGACGCCGCACACCGCGGCAACGGAGTCGGCTCAGCCCTGCTCGAGGAAGCGATCACGAACCAGGCGGTCACCAGGGTCGACGTCAACGAGCAGAATCCCGCCGCCGCCGGCTTCTACGAGCACCACGGCTTCGAGGTCATCGGCCGCAGCGAGCTCGACGATGCCGGGCGCCCGTACCCGCTGCTGCACCTGCGCCTGCGGGCCTGA
- a CDS encoding amidohydrolase family protein — MSAASLSITGAHVWNGSGFSVRDVHIVDGRVASAAASDAELLDATGRWLIPGLIDAHFHAYATSMDGFENERGPLSYAALNGARRLTRALQRGFTTVRDVAGGDIGLAQAIDADLFPSPRYHFTGPALSQTGGHGDPRSAHVDVCFSHGHMCEVVDGVDNLRLAVRNRLRTGAHAIKVMASGGVFSLTDPIRVPQYSVDELRAVVDEAARRGSYVCAHAYSSEAVQHAVGAGVRSIEHGNLIDEATASMMAEAGAFLVPTLAAYDAMDRRGAEIGLNAVSLEKNTEVLAKGQDAVRLAHAAGVRVGFGTDLMGDLEDDQLAGIRLQVEASSATATLRSMTAVNAELIGDEALGHLDLGAYGDAVLLASDPLADSSALWRQDARVSVIRAGSVV; from the coding sequence ATGTCTGCTGCATCCCTTTCGATCACCGGCGCACACGTCTGGAACGGCTCGGGCTTCTCGGTGCGCGACGTGCACATCGTGGACGGCCGGGTCGCCTCAGCGGCCGCGTCGGATGCTGAGTTGCTCGACGCCACGGGACGCTGGCTGATTCCCGGCCTAATCGATGCGCACTTCCACGCGTACGCCACGAGTATGGACGGCTTCGAGAACGAGCGCGGACCGCTCAGCTACGCCGCCCTCAACGGCGCCCGACGACTGACGCGCGCCCTGCAGCGCGGATTCACCACAGTGCGCGACGTCGCCGGCGGAGACATCGGCCTCGCACAGGCGATCGACGCCGACCTGTTCCCCTCGCCGCGGTACCACTTCACCGGTCCTGCGCTCAGCCAGACCGGCGGACACGGCGACCCTCGCTCCGCGCACGTGGACGTCTGCTTCTCGCACGGGCACATGTGCGAGGTCGTCGACGGCGTCGACAACCTGCGACTGGCGGTGCGCAACCGGCTGCGCACCGGTGCGCACGCGATCAAGGTGATGGCCTCCGGTGGCGTGTTCTCGCTGACCGACCCGATCCGGGTGCCGCAGTACTCCGTCGACGAGCTGCGCGCCGTGGTGGATGAGGCCGCGCGGCGTGGTTCGTACGTGTGCGCGCACGCGTACTCGTCCGAGGCCGTGCAGCACGCTGTGGGCGCCGGAGTGCGGTCGATCGAGCACGGGAACCTCATCGACGAGGCGACCGCGTCGATGATGGCGGAGGCCGGGGCGTTCCTCGTGCCGACCCTCGCCGCGTACGACGCGATGGATCGACGCGGCGCCGAGATCGGGCTGAATGCGGTGTCTCTCGAGAAGAACACCGAGGTGCTCGCGAAGGGGCAGGATGCTGTGCGCCTGGCCCATGCGGCAGGTGTGCGCGTCGGCTTCGGCACGGACCTGATGGGCGACCTCGAGGACGATCAGCTGGCCGGCATCCGCCTGCAGGTCGAGGCGTCCTCGGCCACGGCCACGCTGCGGTCGATGACCGCCGTGAACGCGGAGCTCATCGGGGATGAGGCGCTTGGCCACCTGGATCTCGGGGCGTACGGGGACGCTGTGCTGCTGGCATCCGATCCCCTCGCCGACTCGTCAGCGCTCTGGCGGCAGGATGCTCGCGTCTCGGTGATCCGCGCCGGTTCGGTCGTCTGA
- a CDS encoding proline racemase family protein, which yields MRWITDDWHTAGEPFRIVENVPTHGATVAERRANAIAHGASAISGGADDVRRFLCLEPRGHDDMYGGFITPPDDDGADFGVLFWHKDGFSTACGHGTIALGAWAVRTGRVPSDADGETTVTIDVPSGRVQAVVRQRGGKIEEITFRNVESRVLARGIRLQTSRGEVDVDLIFGGAVYATLSAGSVGLEVTPPHTTDLIAIGREIKWALNEHPAAQLADARLSGVYGTILFDDLGRTETGPHQRNVTVFADGEVDRSPCGSGTAARVALLAATGELADGETLTHDSIISTRFLARIAERTASGVIPEVRGNAYRVGSCDFELDEGDPLQGGFSLR from the coding sequence ATGCGCTGGATCACCGATGACTGGCACACGGCCGGAGAGCCGTTCCGCATCGTCGAGAACGTTCCCACCCACGGTGCGACCGTCGCGGAGCGGCGAGCCAACGCGATAGCCCACGGAGCGAGCGCGATCTCCGGAGGCGCCGATGACGTCCGCCGCTTCCTCTGCCTCGAACCCCGCGGCCACGACGACATGTACGGCGGATTCATCACGCCGCCCGACGACGACGGCGCCGACTTCGGCGTGCTGTTCTGGCACAAGGACGGCTTCTCGACCGCCTGCGGGCATGGCACGATCGCGCTGGGCGCGTGGGCCGTGCGCACCGGGCGCGTGCCGTCGGATGCTGACGGCGAGACGACCGTCACCATCGATGTCCCGAGTGGTCGCGTGCAGGCGGTCGTGCGTCAGCGCGGCGGGAAGATCGAGGAGATCACGTTCCGCAACGTGGAGTCGCGGGTGCTCGCGCGTGGCATCCGACTGCAGACCTCGCGCGGTGAGGTCGACGTCGATCTCATCTTCGGCGGGGCCGTGTACGCGACGCTGTCGGCGGGCTCGGTCGGGCTCGAGGTGACGCCGCCGCACACCACCGACCTCATCGCGATCGGCCGTGAGATCAAGTGGGCACTCAACGAGCATCCCGCCGCGCAGCTCGCCGACGCCCGGCTGTCCGGTGTGTACGGCACCATCCTGTTCGACGATCTCGGCCGCACCGAGACCGGTCCGCACCAGCGCAACGTCACCGTCTTCGCCGACGGCGAAGTCGACCGCAGTCCCTGCGGATCCGGCACCGCCGCCCGCGTCGCGCTGCTCGCCGCGACTGGAGAGCTCGCCGACGGCGAGACACTCACGCACGACTCGATCATCAGCACGCGCTTCCTGGCGCGGATCGCCGAGCGCACAGCATCCGGAGTCATCCCCGAAGTCCGCGGCAACGCGTACCGCGTCGGCTCCTGCGACTTCGAACTCGACGAGGGCGACCCGCTGCAGGGCGGCTTCAGCCTGCGCTGA
- a CDS encoding ornithine cyclodeaminase family protein produces MPDVIEDLTLVGADRIAERISMSAAIAAIQNTLRDGFDPEDDLARQILDVPNGQLLLMPAAAGGAVGQKFATVAPGNPARGLERIQAVYILVDGETLAPTAILDGTALTSLRTPAVSAACADVLAEQDAADLVVIGTGPQAIRHVEALAAIRPLRTVCIIGRDAERTASAVDASRSYAPDADMRAGTIDDIANATLIVCATTASEPLFPSALVRDNATIIAIGSHEPDRTELDPVLVGRSQVVVESRRVARSEAGDVIVAVAAGMLRHSDVVTMNELFTGAVAPASDRPRIVKTCGMGWQDLAVARLAV; encoded by the coding sequence ATGCCCGACGTCATCGAAGATCTCACCCTGGTCGGCGCCGACCGCATCGCCGAGCGCATCAGCATGTCAGCCGCCATCGCCGCCATCCAGAACACCCTGCGCGACGGCTTCGACCCCGAAGACGATCTCGCCCGTCAGATCCTCGACGTCCCGAACGGACAGCTGCTGCTCATGCCCGCCGCAGCCGGCGGCGCCGTCGGACAGAAGTTCGCCACCGTCGCGCCGGGCAACCCGGCCCGCGGGCTCGAGCGCATCCAGGCCGTCTACATCCTCGTCGACGGCGAGACCCTCGCCCCCACCGCGATCCTCGACGGCACAGCCCTGACGAGCCTGCGCACTCCCGCCGTGTCCGCCGCCTGCGCAGACGTGCTCGCCGAGCAGGATGCCGCCGACCTCGTCGTCATCGGCACCGGCCCGCAGGCCATTCGCCACGTCGAAGCCCTCGCCGCGATCCGTCCGCTGCGCACCGTGTGCATCATCGGCCGCGACGCCGAGCGCACAGCATCCGCCGTCGACGCCTCCCGCAGCTACGCACCCGACGCCGACATGCGCGCAGGCACGATCGACGACATCGCGAACGCCACGCTCATCGTGTGCGCGACGACAGCATCCGAGCCCCTCTTCCCTTCCGCGCTCGTCCGCGACAACGCGACCATCATCGCGATCGGCTCGCACGAACCCGATCGCACCGAGCTCGACCCGGTGCTCGTCGGCCGCTCGCAGGTCGTCGTCGAGAGCCGCCGCGTCGCCCGAAGCGAAGCGGGCGACGTGATCGTCGCCGTCGCTGCGGGGATGCTGCGGCACAGCGACGTCGTCACGATGAACGAGTTGTTCACCGGCGCCGTCGCACCGGCATCCGACCGTCCGCGCATCGTCAAGACCTGCGGCATGGGCTGGCAGGACCTCGCCGTCGCCCGCCTCGCCGTCTGA
- a CDS encoding 2'-5' RNA ligase family protein, with the protein MTSSVDLHFPELADIISPWWPGTHPVGVPPHITLLYPWVDPIDDAAMAAVTEVAAATDSFDVRFTSIHIFESGAIYLRPDPDAAINCLMRRLAHRFPETPLYGGAVVAPVPHLTVARTDSGEAARSLVTRIADALTPSLPLRVSITALSVMEEGRDGVWATVRKIPLRRPT; encoded by the coding sequence ATGACGAGTTCGGTAGACCTCCACTTTCCCGAGCTGGCAGACATCATCAGCCCGTGGTGGCCGGGGACGCACCCGGTGGGCGTCCCGCCCCACATCACCCTGTTGTACCCGTGGGTCGACCCCATCGACGACGCTGCAATGGCTGCTGTTACTGAAGTCGCCGCTGCCACTGATTCGTTCGACGTGCGGTTCACCAGCATCCACATCTTCGAGTCGGGCGCGATCTACCTTCGACCAGACCCGGATGCCGCGATCAATTGCCTGATGAGACGGCTCGCGCACAGGTTCCCCGAAACACCGTTGTACGGCGGGGCGGTCGTGGCACCCGTTCCTCATCTCACCGTCGCGCGAACCGATTCCGGCGAGGCCGCACGCTCACTGGTCACGCGTATCGCAGACGCTCTCACTCCATCCCTTCCGCTGCGGGTGTCGATCACTGCACTGTCGGTGATGGAGGAAGGACGCGACGGGGTCTGGGCGACCGTGCGGAAGATCCCGCTGCGACGCCCGACCTGA
- a CDS encoding nuclear transport factor 2 family protein: MQSLEFFVERESRVWEALVSGDADADRELLSADFVGVYPTGFAVRDDHVAELAGGPSMASYAISEARIVDVAPSTVMLCYRADYLAFGGTTREAMYISSLWQERDGRWWNTFSQDTPVSDPESVRS; this comes from the coding sequence ATGCAGAGCCTGGAGTTCTTCGTGGAGCGGGAGTCGCGCGTGTGGGAAGCGCTGGTCAGCGGTGACGCGGATGCTGATCGCGAACTCCTGTCAGCCGACTTCGTCGGTGTGTACCCGACGGGCTTCGCCGTTCGAGACGATCATGTTGCCGAGCTGGCCGGAGGTCCGAGCATGGCATCGTACGCGATCAGCGAAGCACGGATCGTCGACGTCGCGCCGAGCACGGTGATGCTCTGTTACCGCGCGGACTATCTGGCTTTCGGGGGCACCACGCGGGAGGCGATGTACATCAGCTCGCTCTGGCAGGAGCGCGACGGCCGCTGGTGGAACACATTCAGTCAGGACACGCCGGTCAGCGATCCCGAGAGCGTCCGCTCATGA
- a CDS encoding PRC-barrel domain-containing protein: MDASSSGTLIKLSETDETVADRADDIRGRKVKDSAGEDLGKVKDLLIDQDENRVRFMEVASGGFLGIGQDTSLIPIDAITAIAEDEVRIDQTRTEVAGAPAYDPDLVRERQRDTYGEYLSYYGYPLWWGPDYAYPDYPLYR, encoded by the coding sequence ATGGACGCTTCAAGCAGTGGCACGCTGATCAAGCTCAGCGAGACCGACGAGACCGTGGCTGACCGCGCTGATGACATCCGCGGACGCAAGGTGAAGGACAGCGCCGGTGAGGACCTCGGCAAGGTCAAGGACCTTCTGATCGACCAGGACGAGAACCGTGTGCGGTTCATGGAGGTCGCTTCGGGTGGGTTCCTCGGGATCGGGCAGGACACGTCGCTGATCCCCATCGACGCGATCACGGCGATCGCCGAGGACGAGGTGCGCATCGACCAGACCCGCACCGAGGTCGCCGGCGCGCCGGCCTATGACCCGGACCTTGTCCGCGAACGCCAGCGTGACACCTACGGTGAGTACCTGAGCTACTACGGCTACCCGCTGTGGTGGGGACCCGACTACGCGTACCCCGACTACCCGCTGTACCGCTGA
- a CDS encoding tryptophan-rich sensory protein, translating into MGKPQGADRVRQVIVFVLSIVAIAAAFVGSGALGGTPMQEAADGAFSDDATLIAPAGPAFSIWSVIYAGLLAYAVWQALPGQAARAVHRRVGYLVALSMLLNAAWLAVVQLGQVGLSVVVIVVLLAVLGVTFSRLQRMPREAGSQAARITESIVLDGTVGLYLGWVTIATAANITAWLVDTGFTGFGIPADGWGVAVVIAAAVLGIATAIAGRGRLTPAIGLAWGLCWLAVARLTGEPQSTPVALAALVASAAVILTAAVLRVLAQGGDAEQHGGETDRPLRTQEAHR; encoded by the coding sequence ATGGGCAAGCCTCAAGGAGCGGACCGCGTTCGGCAGGTCATCGTCTTCGTCCTGTCGATCGTGGCGATCGCCGCCGCCTTCGTCGGATCCGGGGCCCTCGGTGGAACACCCATGCAGGAGGCCGCCGACGGTGCGTTCTCCGACGACGCGACGCTCATCGCACCCGCAGGTCCCGCCTTCAGCATCTGGTCGGTCATCTATGCCGGACTACTGGCCTACGCCGTCTGGCAGGCGCTTCCCGGTCAGGCCGCGCGCGCAGTTCACCGTCGGGTCGGTTACCTCGTGGCGCTCTCGATGCTGCTCAACGCGGCATGGCTCGCAGTCGTTCAGCTGGGGCAGGTCGGGCTGTCGGTGGTGGTCATCGTCGTTCTGCTCGCCGTGCTGGGCGTGACATTCAGCCGGCTGCAGCGCATGCCGAGGGAGGCTGGCTCCCAGGCCGCGCGAATCACCGAATCCATCGTGTTGGATGGAACAGTCGGCCTGTACCTGGGGTGGGTGACCATCGCCACCGCGGCCAACATCACCGCCTGGCTGGTCGACACGGGGTTCACCGGGTTCGGCATCCCCGCCGACGGCTGGGGCGTCGCGGTCGTCATCGCTGCCGCGGTGCTCGGTATCGCCACGGCGATCGCCGGGCGTGGCCGACTCACACCCGCTATCGGGCTCGCATGGGGATTGTGCTGGTTGGCCGTGGCAAGGCTCACGGGGGAACCCCAGTCGACGCCGGTCGCACTTGCGGCGCTGGTCGCCTCGGCGGCGGTCATCCTCACGGCAGCCGTGCTGCGTGTGCTCGCGCAAGGTGGTGACGCCGAACAACACGGAGGCGAGACAGATCGTCCGCTTCGCACGCAGGAGGCACATCGATGA
- a CDS encoding vitamin K epoxide reductase family protein, producing MSTEISAPASDLRAFRPGAGTAWFWIAAGVIAWIVSFLLYLEYIGQLTEADAIVSCDINPIVTCGPNLLAPAGNLLGFTNAVIGLVVFAGPVLAGVSALAAPGGMRAWYWRVYALAVLGGYALVSMFAYRSIFEFGSLCPWCMVVWLMTIPLFWSVAAWTLRVGVWGPGLRHAGRFLGRWLVLIVVANYAIILVAAQLRLDLLGAFF from the coding sequence ATGTCTACTGAAATCAGCGCACCAGCATCCGACCTTCGCGCATTCCGGCCCGGAGCCGGCACCGCCTGGTTCTGGATCGCGGCAGGCGTGATCGCCTGGATCGTGTCGTTCCTGCTCTACCTGGAATACATCGGGCAGCTCACCGAGGCCGACGCGATCGTGTCGTGCGACATCAACCCGATCGTGACCTGCGGGCCCAACCTGCTCGCCCCGGCCGGCAATCTGCTCGGCTTCACCAACGCGGTAATCGGGCTCGTCGTCTTCGCAGGGCCGGTGCTCGCGGGCGTCAGCGCGCTCGCCGCCCCCGGCGGCATGCGCGCCTGGTACTGGCGGGTCTACGCCCTCGCCGTGCTCGGCGGCTACGCCCTGGTCAGCATGTTCGCGTACCGCAGCATCTTCGAGTTCGGATCGCTCTGCCCGTGGTGCATGGTCGTCTGGCTGATGACGATCCCGCTGTTCTGGTCGGTCGCGGCCTGGACTCTCCGCGTGGGCGTGTGGGGCCCCGGGCTGCGCCACGCCGGTCGCTTCCTCGGGCGCTGGCTCGTGCTGATCGTCGTGGCCAATTACGCCATCATCCTGGTCGCCGCACAGCTGCGTCTCGACCTGCTCGGCGCCTTCTTCTGA